One Helianthus annuus cultivar XRQ/B chromosome 12, HanXRQr2.0-SUNRISE, whole genome shotgun sequence genomic region harbors:
- the LOC110893552 gene encoding uncharacterized protein LOC110893552, translating to MSSEEREDLITGQKSKGKGKEKDNFGDSGLDQPYLPRDLAEVSKFTRRIAEAPMPPKRKLPPGFDRYDGTRDLEDHLHAFWGAGQLGRWPMPVWCHMFVQTLTEGSRLWFDSLPPGRIDSYEELSEKFLRNFGQQRKVVKNPNEILHIRQRDNERIDQYMERFVKESMNIKDVPEIMKISSFINGLKHAQLCEKLGKEFPHSFDNLMDRVRAFVGGKDTVSKAKETNVTPRRVTPTARPLDKGTPYSRKPAFDRMLHDRARPSYSPYRPRGRGPPPFSDSFTPLTKTPSEILATERIKSSFPRPPPIKPGPKAQPNEYCDFHKGFGHKTDDCMYLKREIETAVKTGRLAHLVKEIKKGGGDRKGRDAREPGRADVDMIRRRNEFDTTRSVKARILGSRTA from the coding sequence ATGTCCTCAGAAGAAAGGGAGGATCTTATCACAGGCCAGAAGTCCAAGGGGAAAGGGAAGGAGAAAGACAACTTTGGTGATAGTGGCTTGGACCAGCCATATCTACCACGAGACTTAGCCGAGGTCTCAAAGTTCACGCGAAGAATCGCAGAAGCACCTATGCCCCCCAAGAGGAAGTTACCCCCAGGCTTTGACCGTTATGATGGAACAAGAGACCTCGAGGACCACCTGCATGCCTTCTGGGGAGCGGGACAACTAGGAAGATGGCCCATGCCAGTATGGTGCCACATGTTCGTGCAAACCCTGACGGAGGGATCCCGGCTTTGGTTTGACAGCCTTCCCCCAGGGAGAATAGATAGCTATGAAGAGCTAAGCGAGAAGTTCCTCAGGAACTTTGGCCAACAGAGAAAAGTGGTTAAAAATCCAAACGAGATCCTTCACATCAGACAAAGGGATAACGAGCGAATAGACCAGTACATGGAGAGGTTTGTCAAGGAAAGCATGAACATCAAAGACGTCCCGGAGATCATGAAGATCAGCAGTTTCATAAACGGGTTGAAGCATGCACAACTGTGTGAAAAGCTGGGAAAGGAATTCCCCCACTCTTTCGACAATCTTATGGACAGAGTCAGGGCCTTTGTCGGGGGAAAAGATACAGTCAGCAAAGCGAAGGAGACAAATGTCACGCCTCGGAGGGTCACCCCAACTGCAAGGCCCCTTGATAAAGGTACACCTTATTCCCGGAAACCTGCCTTTGATAGAATGTTGCATGACAGGGCAAGGCCCTCATACTCCCCATATAGACCCCGAGGGAGGGGTCCCCCTCCTTTCTCCGATAGCTTCACCCCTCTCACCAAGACCCCAAGTGAAATACTGGCCACAGAAAGGATAAAGAGCTCCTTCCCGAGGCCACCACCCATAAAACCGGGACCGAAGGCACAACCGAACGAGTATTGTGATTTTCACAAAGGCTTTGGGCATAAAACCGATGACTGTATGTACCTGAAAAGGGAAATAGAAACCGCGGTAAAAACAGGGAGGTTGGCTCACTTGGTCAAGGAAATCAAGAAGGGGGGAGGGGATCGCAAGGGAAGAGATGCAAGGGAGCCGGGGAGGGCAGATGTTGATATGATTAGAAGGAGGAACGAATTCGATACCACCCGAAGTGTAAAGGCCAGGATCCTAGGCTCCCGAACTGCATGA
- the LOC110893551 gene encoding uncharacterized protein LOC110893551: protein MIDDIAETLNTMQDVNMKLNPGKCCFGVEEGSFLGVVVTKVGIKANPEKTQAVAEMRSPRSLKDIQQLNGRLIALNRFLSKVADKTLPFMKVLKDCLQTNKFNWTTEAETAFQEMKAYICKLPTLATPIPGDPLLLYLSASKTAISAVMMVEREGKQIPIYFISRTLKGPEERYMPLEKLALALVFASRRLRRYFQGHKITLMTDQPLQKVLRRPELLGRLTKWVVELGEHSLEFKPRTAMKGQILADFLAEVPEDEEKELLKWEALEKEEREKEDEAVWKLLTDGASSEEGSGAGITLVSPEGVELTYAIRLDFENTNNTAEYEALLAGMRLAQKTKARHVEARTDSQLVVKQYQGEYEAKDGTMAQYVAKVKEMAKAFKTFRLEYIPRGRNRKSDALCKLASVAFDHLAKEIKVEVLTSPYLNAKEVAAIEGTQETWMTPIIKFLQDGILPEGEWVARKIRVRALQYELIEGELYRRSYLGSSLKCVDMEEAKYVVREMHEGICGMHSGPRTIVRKAMNAGFYWPRMYETTSEEIKKCDNCQVHAPMNHRNKHPMVPVSTSWPFQKWAIDIIGPFSEGSGGVKYVVVAIDYFTKWIEAKPLAKITGEQMRRFVLDNIICRYGVLKELVSDNGVQFVGRPFKPWCEQMRIQQVFTSITHAQSNGLVERELTKASSKE, encoded by the coding sequence ATGATAGATGACATAGCCGAAACTCTCAACACTATGCAGGATGTGAACATGAAGCTGAACCCCGGGAAGTGCTGTTTCGGAGTAGAGGAAGGGAGTTTCTTGGGAGTAGTGGTCACCAAAGTAGGAATTAAAGCAAACCCGGAAAAAACCCAGGCTGTAGCCGAAATGCGGTCTCCCAGGTCCCTAAAGGATATCCAGCAGCTAAACGGGAGGCTAATAGCGTTAAACCGTTTTTTATCAAAGGTAGCCGACAAGACCCTTCCCTTCATGAAAGTGTTGAAAGACTGCCTCCAGACAAACAAGTTCAACTGGACCACAGAGGCTGAGACTGCCTTCCAAGAAATGAAAGCTTACATCTGCAAGCTCCCGACGTTGGCCACCCCGATACCCGGGGATCCGTTACTCCTGTATCTATCCGCCTCGAAAACGGCCATAAGTGCGGTCATGATGGTAGAACGGGAGGGGAAACAGATCCCCATATATTTCATCAGCAGAACGCTTAAGGGGCCCGAGGAACGATACATGCCCCTGGAGAAACTCGCATTAGCTCTTGTCTTCGCATCCCGAAGACTCAGGAGGTATTTCCAAGGACATAAGATTACCTTGATGACCGATCAACCCCTTCAGAAGGTACTCAGGAGGCCGGAGCTGTTAGGACGGTTGACTAAATGGGTCGTGGAGTTAGGGGAGCACTCTCTAGAGTTTAAGCCCAGGACGGCCATGAAGGGACAGATATTAGCCGATTTCTTGGCAGAGGTTCCCGAGGACGAAGAGAAGGAACTGTTAAAATGGGAAGCCTTggagaaggaagaaagagaaaAGGAAGACGAGGCGGTGTGGAAGTTACTTACCGACGGAGCATCTAGTGAAGAAGGGAGTGGGGCAGGCATCACACTGGTAAGCCCCGAGGGGGTCGAGCTGACATATGCCATAAGGTTGGATTTCGAGAACACCAACAATACTGCAGAGTATGAGGCCCTCCTAGCGGGGATGAGGCTGGCACAAAAAACGAAAGCAAGACACGTAGAGGCTAGGACTGATTCACAACTGGTAGTGAAACAGTACCAAGGAGAATATGAAGCCAAAGATGGCACCATGGCCCAATACGTGGCGAAAGTAAAAGAGATGGCTAAGGCATTCAAAACTTTCAGACTGGAGTATATCCCTCGTGGAAGGAACAGGAAATCTGATGCCCTCTGTAAGCTGGCCTCGGTAGCATTCGACCATCTCGCGAAAGAAATCAAGGTGGAGGTCCTGACATCTCCGTACCTTAACGCAAAGGAGGTTGCTGCGATTGAGGGTACTCAGGAaacatggatgacaccaattattaaATTCCTCCAAGACGGAATTCTACCCGAGGGGGAATGGGTAGCCAGAAAGATAAGGGTCAGAGCCCTGCAATATGAACTAATCGAAGGGGAGCTATATCGAAGATCATATCTGGGCTCGTCCCTAAAGTGTGTTGACATGGAAGAGGCTAAATATGTGGTTAGGGAAATGCACGAGGGGATTTGCGGAATGCACTCGGGACCAAGAACAATAGTGAGAAAGGCCATGAATGCGGGGTTTTACTGGCCGCGAATGTACGAAACAACATCTGAGGAAATCAAGAAATGTGACAACTGCCAAGTGCATGCACCGATGAACCACCGGAACAAACACCCCATGGTACCAGTATCAACATCCTGGCCATTCCAAAAATGGGCCATCGACATAATTGGGCCTTTCTCGGAGGGCTCGGGAGGGGTCAAATACGTGGTGGTAGCCATTGATTATTTCACCAAATGGATCGAAGCGAAGCCCCTGGCAAAGATTACTGGAGAACAGATGAGGAGGTTCGTATTGGATAACATCATATGCAGGTACGGAGTCCTGAAGGAACTGGTGAGCGATAACGGGGTCCAGTTTGTCGGAAGACCTTTCAAACCATGGTGCGAGCAGATGCGGATTCAACAAGTGTTTACTTCTATCACCCATGCCCAGAGTAACGGGTTGGTGGAGAGAGAGCTAACCAAAGCGTCATCAAAGGAATGA